GCTTAGCGGAGGCGAAACCTCCGTGAAATCCCCGGTGGGAAAGGCGTCCTACGCTGGATGCAAGGGCTTTCGGCCGCTGCTCGGCGGCCCAGGGAACGGGGAGGCACGTGCGTGGTCGACGTCCCGCACCGGCGCCCGGCGCGCACCGTAAGGCTGCGCTCGGTGGGCCACGGTGAACTCGAGTTGCAGTACCGGGTCGTGCACGGCTACCGCCGTGCCTTCCGGATGGCCGGTCAGGGGCCCGCGCTGGTCCTCATCCACGGCATCGGGGACTCCTCCGCCACCTGGGCCGACCTGATCCCCGACCTCGCCCGCACCCACACCGTCATCGCCCCCGACCTGCTCGGCCACGGCGCCTCGGACAAACCGCGCGCCGATTACTCGGTGGCCGCGTACGCCAACGGGGTGCGCGATCTGCTGACCACCCTCGGCATCGAGTCGGCGACGCTGGTCGGGCACTCGCTGGGCGGCGGGGTGGCCATGCAGTTCGCCTACCAGTTCCCCGAGCGCACCGAGCGGCTCATCCTGGTCAGCGCGGGCGGCGTGGGGCGCGAGGTGAATCCCGTGCTGCGGATGGTGTCGCTGCCCGGGGCCCATCTGATGCTGTCGTCGCTGCGGCTGCCGGGGATGCGGTGGCAAGTGGGGCTCGCCGTGGGGCTGATGAAGCTGCTCGACACCGATCTCGGGCAGGACGCCCCCGACCTGCTGAACCTCGTGGACGCGCTGCCGGACGAGACGTCACGCAACGCCTTCATCCGCACGCTGCGCGCGGTGGTCGACTGGCGGGGGCAGGTGGTGACCATGCTCGACCGGTGCTATCTGACCGAGGGCATGCCGACGATGCTGCTCTGGGGCGACCGGGACAGTGTGGTGCCGGTGCGGCACGCGTTCGGGGCGCACGAGGCGATGCCGGGGAGCCGGCTGGAGATCTTCGAGGGGGCGGGACACTTTCCGTTCCACGCCGATCCGGGGCGGTTCGTCTCCCTGGTCGAGGAGTTCACCGCGACCACGGCTCCGGCGGACTGGAGCCGTGAGCACTGGCGCGAGCTGCTGTGCGAGGGACGGCCCGGCATGCCGCTCAGCCGTGCCACCGAACGCGACATGCGCGAGGCGAGCGAACGCAGCGCGACCTGACCGGCGGCGGTGCCGGTCAGCTCTGCGGACCGAGGTAGCCGAGCGACGCCTCGATACGGCCCGCGAGGCGGTCGCGCTGTACCGGCCCCCGGGCCGGTGAACCGTCGAGCCAGGTCAGGCATTTGCTGGCGAGGAGCAGCCCGAAGCGTTCGGCCTCCTTCTCGTCGGCCTGGTCGAAGCGGCTGCGGGCGGCGACCTTCAGCACGGTGGCCCGGAGGTCGGCGTCGTCGCTGAGCATGCGGGCCGCGACCGCGGCGCCTTCGACGTGATGACTGCAGTGCCCGGCCTTCATGTGCCACAGCTCGTGCCCGAGGATGACCAACTGGTGCCCGGGAGCGGTGCGTTCCTCCACGACCACGAGGTCCTGGTCGGCCATGTCGAGCCACAGCCCGCTCGCGGTGTCGGGCGGGAACGCGGCCGTACGGAAGTGGACCGGGCGGCCGCGGCGTCGGCTCATCGCCTCGCAGAGTTCGGTGTACAGGTCCGCCGGACGCGCCGGTGCGGGGAGGGTGAGTTCCGCCACCAGCTC
Above is a window of Streptomyces sp. NBC_00490 DNA encoding:
- a CDS encoding alpha/beta fold hydrolase, with translation MVDVPHRRPARTVRLRSVGHGELELQYRVVHGYRRAFRMAGQGPALVLIHGIGDSSATWADLIPDLARTHTVIAPDLLGHGASDKPRADYSVAAYANGVRDLLTTLGIESATLVGHSLGGGVAMQFAYQFPERTERLILVSAGGVGREVNPVLRMVSLPGAHLMLSSLRLPGMRWQVGLAVGLMKLLDTDLGQDAPDLLNLVDALPDETSRNAFIRTLRAVVDWRGQVVTMLDRCYLTEGMPTMLLWGDRDSVVPVRHAFGAHEAMPGSRLEIFEGAGHFPFHADPGRFVSLVEEFTATTAPADWSREHWRELLCEGRPGMPLSRATERDMREASERSAT
- a CDS encoding toxin-antitoxin system, toxin component, translating into MRRLCGELVAELTLPAPARPADLYTELCEAMSRRRGRPVHFRTAAFPPDTASGLWLDMADQDLVVVEERTAPGHQLVILGHELWHMKAGHCSHHVEGAAVAARMLSDDADLRATVLKVAARSRFDQADEKEAERFGLLLASKCLTWLDGSPARGPVQRDRLAGRIEASLGYLGPQS